A single window of Anomaloglossus baeobatrachus isolate aAnoBae1 chromosome 5, aAnoBae1.hap1, whole genome shotgun sequence DNA harbors:
- the GPATCH8 gene encoding G patch domain-containing protein 8 isoform X1: MAADRFSRFNEDRDFQGNHFDQYEDGHLEIEQASLDKPIESDNIGHRLLQKHGWKLGQGLGKTLQGRTDPIPIVVKYDVMGMGRMEMELDYAEDATERRRVLEIEKEDTEELRQKYKDFVDKEKAIAKALEELRANFYCELCDKQYQKHQEFDNHINSYDHAHKQRLKDLKQREFARNVSSRSRKDERKQEKALRRLLELAEQRRQSESSAPGSGPMFKTTTVALDDEAVEDEDVPVSTCSTTQDSPKLVHQEEKLSQAVGIALTQPTSPAITFGFKSPSGPSSFQKVGFSFSFAKKTSLKLESSAAVFKDLGEEVGSIEDEKEEEKIPSDFICSVKSIEGEISKENEGKVEEEESQEDNGASLASTLSKLKKMKCEERGTHAGDPEYYHYMPPAHCKVKPNFQFLLFMRATEQTQVENVQQKNEKKITVVTKAKPVKQTDNKSEKNTVSDVKASVSQPVVSTASPVLTKLEKKDDVVDKEASNATNEEPPKTSPTPVKEPQERPKHPTGPFFPVLSKDESTTLQWPSELLIFTQAEPSISYSCNPLYFDFKLSRNKDGKAKTVEKPKDNPGTSKEGATDADSSTDLNVTVKKESIPVVHTCGAQPKVSNATPSDLKPEPLEEGNKGEAMRKSHKQKKKKKHKKSGKRKRKHKEGDEGTEQKMKKKKKHKHKKSKVSSRTLLKVEDSEQNASPALGGRSKDTVPPGKPLPKEDNISNPCNKQDLHASSKEPENKKVKTEPKQSLPPLAQSTSSSSLRNTPTKARNRQSSAEYDSEDNASRKKSTSRYSDEYESTSDRSRSRSRSGKRRRSYSSSSEGSSDRSRYSHDRSYSDSDYTDYSSGSRRRSKRRSPGSDSDSVASKRHSARHKYSSSDYSRSRSRSRSRSRRSRSRGRGRSSSSSRSRSKRSRSLTGHSWKRSRSYSRDRSASVRSHSGKGSHGRDSVDSRRSGRRDFNRSKIYRSQSPHYSRSGSRRESSRGSETRGASGTNIPRSSTDKDIGRCSLTAKQLLEKIQSRRLGKASNTADDGSSKSGSKVKDPPQGYFGPKLPPALGTKTAQLPLIGKLPVVSKSTVHQKSENESGETSVSLEGEQGKEEKKTSNQVDNVPESEPPVSVAETMSQEESVCSEPAVEELGEGTAPNPLGNGSLPFPPLHGRLMPPPPDSEFFHASAYPPVTVDPNSIQPDVEDEEEEEDEEEEEGSLAPLESQPITFTPEEMEKYSKLQQAAQQHIQQQLLAKQVKNFPAGAIPQALQPATPTLQPIHIQQAPTPVSAASITSVQHAILQHAAAAAAIGIQPHPQPLAQVHHIPQPHLAPISLSHLTHSLIPAHPAAFLASHPIHIIPASALHPAGPLTLHHVPHAALYPTLLAPRPATAAAATALHLHPLLHPIFSGQDLQHPPSHGT, from the exons GCAGGACCGATCCTATCCCTATCGTGGTTAAATATGACGTTATGGGGATGGGACGTATGGAAATGGAG TTGGACTATGCAGAAGATGCCACAGAACGCAGACGTGTCTTGGAGATAGAGAAAGAAGACACGGAAGAACTAAGGCAAAAGTATAAG GATTTTGTGGATAAGGAGAAAGCCATTGCAAAAGCCCTGGAAGAGTTGCGGGCTAACTTCTACTGTGAGTTGTGTGATAAGCAATATCAGAAGCACCAGGAGTTTGATAACCACATAAACTCTTATGACCATGCACACAAACAG AGATTGAAGGACCTTAAACAGAGGGAGTTCGCCCGAAATGTCTCTTCTCGTTCACGAAAAGATGAGCGCAAGCAGGAGAAAGCTCTGAGACGTCTTCTGGAATTGGCAGAGCAGAGAAGGCAGTCTGAAAG TAGTGCTCCTGGCAGTGGTCCCATGTTCAAGACAACTACTGTTGCACTGGATGATGAAGCTGTGGAGGATGAGGATGTTCCAGTCAGTACATGCTCAACTACACAAGACAGTCCTAAACTAGTTCATCAGGAAGAAAAATTATCCCAAGCTGTTGGCATTGCTCTTACTCAACCCACCTCACCAGCCATAACGTTTGGTTTCAAAAGCCCCTCTGGCCCATCTTCATTTCAGAAAGTAggtttctctttctcttttgccaAAAAAACATCTTTGAAGTTGGAGTCCTCTGCAGCGGTCTTCAAGGACCTTGGTGAAGAGGTGGGGTCAATAGAGGATGAAAAGGAAGAGGAGAAGATACCATCTGATTTCATATGCTCTGTAAAGTCAATAGAGGGAGAGATCAGCAAAGAGAATGAAGGCAAAGTGGAAGAGGAGGAAAGCCAGGAAGATAATGGCGCATCCCTTGCAAGCACATTATCAAAACTGAAGAAAATGAAATGCGAAGAAAGGGGCACTCATGCTGGTGACCCAGAGTACTATCACTATATGCCGCCTGCTCACTGTAAGGTAAAGCCCAATTTCCAATTTTTGCTTTTCATGAGAGCCACAGAGCAAACACAGGTGGAAAATGTGCAGCAGaagaatgagaaaaaaatcacTGTCGTTACCAAGGCCAAGCCTGTTAAACAGACCGATAACAAAAGTGAAAAGAATACTGTTAGCGATGTCAAGGCTTCTGTGTCTCAGCCAGTTGTAAGCACTGCTTCACCAGTTTTAACCAAACTTGAGAAGAAAGATGATGTGGTAGACAAAGAAGCATCGAACGCTACAAATGAAGAGCCTCCCAAAACTTCTCCCACACCAGTGAAAGAACCGCAGGAGAGACCGAAGCATCCAACGGGTCCTTTTTTCCCAGTCTTGAGCAAGGATGAGAGCACAACGCTGCAGTGGCCCTCTGAGCTTTTAATATTCACCCAAGCTGAACCTTCCATCTCCTATAGTTGCAACCCATTATACTTTGACTTCAAACTTTCCCGAAACAAAGATGGAAAGGCGAAAACTGTGGAGAAGCCTAAAGATAACCCGGGTACAAGCAAGGAAGGGGCAACTGATGCTGATTCAAGCACAGACCTGAATGTCACAGTTAAAAAAGAATCTATCCCAGTGGTACATACTTGTGGTGCACAACCTAAAGTTTCTAATGCTACTCCAAGCGATTTAAAACCTGAACCTCTTGAAGAAGGGAACAAAGGTGAAGCTATGCGGAAGTCCCACAaacagaaaaagaagaaaaagcacAAGAAAAGTGGCAAGCGAAAACGGAAACACAAAGAAGGAGATGAAGGTACAGaacaaaaaatgaagaaaaagaagaagcatAAGCACAAGAAGTCAAAGGTTTCTTCTAGAACCTTGTTGAAGGTAGAAGATTCAGAGCAAAATGCTTCCCCTGCATTGGGAGGTCGCTCAAAAGACACCGTGCCACCAGGAAAGCCACTGCCTAAAGAAGACAATATAAGTAATCCTTGTAATAAACAGGACCTTCATGCTTCCTCCAAAGAGCCAGAGAACAAAAAAGTTAAAACAGAGCCCAAGCAATCACTTCCTCCTCTAGCACAATCAACATCTTCCTCTTCACTCAGAAACACGCCCACCAAGGCCAGAAACCGCCAAAGTAGTGCAGAGTATGATAGTGAGGACAATGCTAGTAGAAAAAAATCCACGTCAAGGTACAGTGACGAGTATGAGTCTACTAGTGACCGGTCAAGAAGTCGGTCAAGATCTGGAAAGAGGCGAAGGTCTTACTCTTCCAGTTCAGAAGGGTCTTCAGACAGAAGTCGATATAGTCATGATCGGAGTTATTCAGATAGTGACTACACTGACTATAGTAGTGGATCCAGGAGACGATCCAAGCGACGGTCACCTGGGTCAGATTCTGACTCTGTGGCGTCTAAGAGACATTCCGCTAGGCATAAATACTCTTCATCTGATTATAGCCGTAGTCGCTCTAGGAGCAGAAGTCGTTCAAGAAGAAGTAGAAGTCGTGGTAGAGGTAGATCTAGTAGTAGTAGCCGGAGTCGGAGCAAAAGGAGCCGCAGTCTAACTGGTCACAGCTGGAAGCGCAGCCGTAGCTACAGTAGGGATCGGAGTGCAAGTGTTCGCAGCCATTCTGGAAAAGGATCTCATGGGAGAGACAGTGTAGATAGCCGTAGAAGTGGTAGACGGGACTTTAATCGCTCTAAGATTTATCGCTCACAGTCTCCACATTATTCACGTTCTGGTAGCCGTAGAGAGAGCAGCCGAGGGTCAGAAACAAGAGGAGCAAGTGGCACTAACATCCCCCGCAGTAGCACTGACAAAGATATAGGGAGATGTTCCTTAACAGCAAAACAACTCCTAGAAAAAATCCAGTCTCGACGTTTGGGGAAAGCCTCAAACACAGCGGATGATGGCAGCTCCAAGTCAGGATCAAAAGTAAAAGACCCACCTCAGGGATACTTTGGCCCAAAGTTGCCACCTGCTCTTGGTACTAAAACTGCTCAGCTGCCATTAATAGGCAAGCTGCCTGTGGTGTCCAAAAGTACAGTGCATCAGAAAAGTGAGAATGAGTCAGGAGAAACCTCAGTTTCCTTGGAAGGGGAGCAGGGGAAAGAAGAGAAGAAGACCTCTAACCAGGTAGATAATGTCCCAGAGTCTGAACCTCCTGTTTCTGTTGCGGAAACTATGTCCCAAGAAGAATCAGTTTGCAGTGAGCCAGCTGTTGAAGAACTTGGAGAGGGAACTGCACCTAACCCTTTGGGTAATGGAAGTCTTCCATTTCCACCTCTCCATGGCAGATTGATGCCTCCACCACCTGATTCTGAGTTTTTTCATGCTTCAGCTTATCCTCCTGTCACAGTTGATCCAAATTCTATTCAGCCAGATGTGGAagatgaggaagaggaggaggatgaagaggaggaagaaggCTCATTAGCACCTCTAGAAAGCCAACCCATTACTTTTACTCCAGAAGAAATGGAAAAATACAGCAAATTACAGCAAGCGGCTCAGCAGCATATACAACAGCAGCTGTTGGCAAAGCAAGTTAAGAATTTCCCAGCTGGAGCAATCCCACAAGCCCTGCAGCCTGCTACACCAACCCTTCAGCCTATACATATTCAGCAGGCACCAACCCCAGTATCTGCTGCCTCCATTACCAGTGTACAGCATGCGATCCTCCAGCATGCAGCTGCTGCTGCAGCTATTGGTATCCAACCTCACCCACAGCCTTTAGCACAGGTTCACCACATCCCTCAGCCACACTTGGCCCCCATCTCTCTTTCTCACCTTACCCACTCTCTAATTCCAGCCCACCCTGCTGCTTTCTTGGCTAGTCATCCAATACACATAATTCCTGCCTCTGCCCTGCACCCTGCTGGCCCCCTGACGCTTCATCATGTCCCCCACGCTGCTCTGTACCCAACTCTGCTTGCTCCACGGCCAGCCACAGCTGCTGCTGCCACAGCTTTACACCTTCATCCTCTCCTTCATCCAATCTTCTCAGGCCAAGACCTGCAGCACCCACCAAGCCATGGGACTTGA